Below is a window of Myxococcus guangdongensis DNA.
TGCGGGCTGCGCGTGGTGGTGAGTGACTTCCTGTTCGAGGCGGACCTGCCGGCGCTGGTGTCGCGGTTGTCGCGTGGCGCGGCGGGGTGCTTCCTGGTGCAGGTGTTGGATGAGGAGGACCTGTCGCCTTCTGGGGGTGAGGGCGCGAGGTTGGTGGATTCGGAGAGCGGCGCGGCGCTGGAGGAGTTGCTGACGGAGGACGTGCTGGCGGCGTATGCGCGGCGCTTCGAGGAGCATCAGCGCTTGCTGCGGGGCGCGGCGCTGCGTGCGCGTGGGTGGCTGGTGACGGCGCCCGCCACGGAGTCGCTGGCCGCGCTGGTGGCGGGGCCGCTGCATCCGCTCTTCGTGGCGGGAGGTGGCGCGTGAGGGGCGTGCGTGCTTCGGGCTCCGGTGCCCCGGGTGGTCGAGGTGTGGGGCGGCGGCCTCCTCTCGCGCGTGGAGGTGAGCGCGCGTCCTCGAGCGGTGTGTGGCGAGGCTTCGCTCCGATGCACGGCTGTGAGCGCGCGCTCGGGAGCATCGACCCGGCCCTCGGAGTGGGAGGTGGCGCGTGAGCTTCGGCTTCCCCTGGGGGCTCTTGGCCCTGGGCGCGCTGGTGCCGTTGGTGGCGGCGTACTTCCTGCGGCGTCGTCAGAAGCCGGTGGTGGTGAGCGCGCTGTTCCTGTGGCGCACGCCGAGCCCTCGCGCCGAGGCGGGGCCTCGCTGGGAGCGCTTCACGCGCGAGGTGTCGCTGTTGCTGGAGGTGCTCGCGGTCATCGCCGCGGCGCTGTACCTGGCGGACGTTCGACTGGGCGAGTCGGCCCGGAGTCGGCACCTGGTGCTCGTGGTGGACGGCAGCCTGTCCATGTCCGCGCGGGGGCCCGACGACGTGTCGGTGATGGAGCGGGTTCGCCGCGAAGCCTCGAACCGCGTGGACACCGCGAAGGCCACGCGTGTGACGCTGCTGGCCACCGGCCTGACGCCACGGGTGCTCGCAGGGCCGGAGGCGGAGCCGTCGCGGGCATTGGCCGCGCTGAGGTCCTTCGAGGCCATGGGCGCGGACCATGACCCCATCCCCACGCTGCTGTGGGCACAGGAACTCGCGGGTCCGGGCAAGAACGTGGACTTCTTCACCGATGCACCGCCAGTCGAAGGACTCGTGGTTCCCGCGCCGGTGCGATGGACGGCGCTGGGCACGGCGCGTGACAACGTGGCGCTCGTCTCCGCGCAGAGGAAGGACGAGGGCGGCGCGTCGACGGTGACGCTGCGGGTGGCGCGCTTCGGTGCGAGCCCGGATTCGGTGTCGGTGCGGATGACCGCACAGCCTGGGGCGGGCGCGAAGCAAGGGACGTCGCGCGCGGAGACGGTGTCGTTCAAGGACGGAGAGACGGCCACGGTGCGCGTCACGTTCCAGGATGCCGGAGAGGTGAGCGTCTCCATCGCGCCAGACGCGTTGCCGGAAGACAACCGGGCGATGCTGCCCGTGTCGTCGGCGCGGCCGCTCGCGGTGCGCCTGGCGCAGGGACTGGGGCCGCTGGAGCGGGGCGCGCTGGAGCGCTTCGTCTCGGCCATCCCGGACCTGTCGCGCGAGGCGACGGAGGGGGACGTGTTGCTCATCGGTTCACAAGGTACGGACGCGAGGGTGACGGTGGGGGCGACGGGCAAGCCCCGGACCTTCGTGGGTCCGTTCTTCTCCGAGAAGGGCCATCCGTTGCTCGACGACGTGCAGCTCGCGGGGGTGCGTTGGTCCGCGGGAGAGAACCCGCCTGGACGTCCGCTCATCACGGCGGGGGAAGCGGTGCTGGTGTCCGAGGGGGACGACGGTCGTGTTCACCTCAACATCGACCTGGCCCGTTCCAACGTCCAGCGTGTGTCCGCGTGGCCGGTGTTGCTGGGCAACGTGGTGCGCGAGGCGCGTCGCTCGCGAGAGGGCTTCGCGCGAAGGCAGCTCTCGCTGGGCGAGCCGCTCCAGGTGGTGACGCTTCCTGGCGAGCGCTACACGCTGGTGGGACCGGAGGGGGAGCGGCCCGTGTTCGGCGCTGGCGCGGTGAGTCTGCCTCCGCCTGCCTCGCCCGGCCGCTACGAGCTGAAGCGCGACGGCGAAGTCGTCGATGCCGCGGCGGTGCTGACGATGGATGCGCGCGAGTCGGACCTTCGTGGACGCGGCAGCGTGGACCTTCCTCCTCGTGAGTCCGGCGAGGACGAGGAGGGTGCGGGTGCGTCCGAGCGGATGCGTTGGCCGTTGGTGCTGCTCCTGCTCGCGCTGATGGGCGACTTCTACGTCACGAGGCGGGTGTCATGACCTTCACCGTTCCCGCCAGGCCGGCCGTGATGCCGTCTCCACGCACGCTGATGGGCGACTTCTACGTCACTGGGGGATTCGCGCTCCCACGAATGGTGGCCACGGCGCGGCTCTCGCGAGTCCTGATGAAGGACGTCCACGTCGCGAGGTGGGTGTCATGACCTTCACGCTCCCCCAGGCGTGGATGCTGCTCATCCCACTGGGTCTCTTCCTGTGGAAGTACGGCCGCAGGCCGGGTCCACCCATGTGGCTGCGCGGCGCGCTGCTCGTGCTGGTGGTCGGTGCGCTCTCCGGTCCGAGCTGCCGTCGCGAGGATGCGGGCAGTGACGTGGTCGTCGTGGTGGACCGCTCCGCCTCCATGCCTCGCGACGTGGACCGCACAGCGCAGGAGCTCGTCTCGCACCTGGAATCACAGCGGCGTCCCGGGGACCGCGTGGGTGTCATCACCTTCGGCCGCGAGGCCCGGGTGGAACAACCCCTGTCCTCGATGGGCGCCTTCGGAGGCTTCAGCCGGCCGTTGAACACGGAGGCGTCGGACCTCTCCGCCGCGCTCGACGCCGCCAATGTCCTCATCCCGCAGGAGCGCACTGGCCGCGTGCTCGTCCTCTCCGATGGCCGCGCCACCGGCACGGATGCGCGAGGCGCTGCACGCCGGCTCGCGGCACGGGGCATCGCCGTGGACTGGCGACAGCTCGCCCGGCCAGAGCCCGCGCTGGACGTCGCCGTCGTCTCCCTCGACGTGCCCACCTCCGTGGCCACGCGCGAGCCCTTCCAGTTCTCCGCCCAGGTGCATGCCTCGGCGGCCGTCACCGGCACCGTGCGCCTGGAGCGCAATGGCCGAGTCATCGTGAAAGGCCCCTTCGACTTCCTCCCCGGCCCCAACGTGTTGCCGCTCAGGGACCTCATCGAGGAACCCGGCCTCGCGCGCTACCAGCTCACCGTGGAGGTCCCCGGTGACGGCGTCGTCGAGAACGACAAGGGCCTCGCGGTGCTCCGCGTCGAGGGCCCGGGCCGCGTGCTGCTGCTCACCCATCAACCCAAGGGCACGCTCGCGCAGGCGCTCCAGGCCACGGGCCTGCTCGTCGATGTCCGCGCGCCCTTCCGACTGTCCCTCGATGACCTCGACGGCGTGGGCAGCGTGGTCCTGGAGAACGTGGACGCGAACCTGCTCGGCGAACCGGGCCTCAACGCGCTCGCGTCCTACGTGGAGCAGGCCGGCGGCGGGCTCGTGATGACGGGCGGTCGCGAGAGCTTCGGCGAGGGCGGCTACCGTCGCTCACCCATCGAACCCCTGCTGCCCGTGTCGCTGGAGATGCGCGAGGAGGTTCGCCGCGCCTCCATCGCCATCAGCATCCTGATGGACTGCTCGTGCTCCATGGGCGCCACCGTGCCCGACGGGCGCACGAAGATGGAGGTGGCCGCGGAGGGCGTCGTCGCCGCGCTCTCACTGCTCAACCCCCAGGACGAGGCCTCCGTGCACATGGTGGACACGGAGACGCACGAAATCTTCCCACTGCGCTCCGTGCAGGCGGGCCTGCCCTTCGACAAGGTCGCCCAGGGCTTCAGCGGAGGCGGAGGCATCTACGTGGGCGAGGCGCTGCGCTCCGGCCGGAAGCAAATCCTCCAGAGCGACAAGGCCACGCGCCACGTGCTGCTCTTCTCCGACGCGGCGGACTCCGAGGAGCCCGACGACTTCCGCCGTACGCTCGAGGAGCTCCAGTCCAAGTCGGTGACGGTGTCGGTCATCGGCCTGGGCACGCCGAAGGACTCCGACGCCAAGCTGCTCATGGACGTGGCCCAGCGCGGCGGCGGGCGCATCTACTTCGCCGAGGACGCGATGAGCCTGCCGCGCATCTTCAGCCAGGAGACGCTCGCGGTGGCCCGGGCCACGTTCATCGACGAGCCCGTGTCGATGGAGGCCGCGCCCGACCTGCCGCTCCTGGGTCGGCTCCCCTCCGACGGCCTGCCCCAGGTGGGTGGCTACAACCTCACGTACCTGCGCCCTCAAGCCAACGTGGCGCTGCGCACGCTCGACACCCACGCGGCGCCGGTGCTCGCGATGTGGCCCCGGGGCGCGGGCCGCACCGTGGCCTTCACCGCCGAGGTCGACGGCCCGTTCACCGGAGAGCTGCGCCAGTGGGGCTCGCTGCGCGCGACGCTGGAGGCGATGGTGCGCTGGACGCTGGCGGGTTCGTCTCCGCTGGGTGAGGCGGTGGTGCGCTCCGAACGCCGGGGCCACCTGCTGCGCGTGACGCTGGACCTGCCCCCGGATGCCCCGCTGCCCGGCACGCTGCCCTCGATGATGTTGCTCGCGGGTGATGGGAAGTCGGAGCCAGTGGAGGTCCCCATGCGCTGGGAGGATGATGACCGGCTGGTGGCGGAGCTCCCGCTGGAGGGAAGCGGCACCTGGCACCCGGTGGTGCGCGTGGGCACGCGCGCCCTGAGGGCGCCGCCCGTCGCGCTGCCGTACGCCCCGGAGTTCGAGCCGGGAAGCCCGAAGGAGGGACTGGCGCTGCTGCGCGCCCTCGCCGCCGTGGGCGGGGGTGTGGAGCGACTGTCCATGACGGGCCTCTTCGCCGAGGCCCCCGAGTCCGAGGGACAGCTCGCGCTGGCGCCCTGGCTCATCTCGCTCGCGATGCTCGTGCTGCTCGCCGAGGTCGCCGTGCGGCGCTTCCTCTCCGCGCCACGGCAGCGCGTGGCGACAGCGGCCCCCGTGACTTCACAGGGCACCGTCACGCCGAGAGGGGCCGCTCCCGGCGTGACGATGCCCACACCCGACAGCACACGGGGCGCCTTGGAGTCGCCCGCGTCCACTTCGAGCACCCCGGAGCCGAAGACAGACACCTCCGGGGCGAAGCCAGCGGGGGAGGGCGGCGTGGACTCGGCGCTCGATGCCGCGCGCGCCCGCTCCCGTCGTCGGCTGGACCGGTGAGCGGCGATTCGCGCCGCCCATCTCGGGCCAGGTTCACAGATACGGCGTGGAGCTCACCGGATTGCCGAACTCGCTCTGGAGCGTGTTGCGCACGGACATGCTCACGGGCCACCGCCAGGCAATCTCGAACACGTCGGCCAGGTTGACGTTGGCCGCGCGGCTGGCGGCGAGCACGAAGTTGTCCGCCGAGGTGTAGGGGCTCGTCGCCGTGCCGGTGATGGCGCCCACCTTGCGCCAGAGCTGGAAGATGAAGGGCCAGCCATGGACGTGCTTGAGCCGGAGCACGAAGGAGGCGAACAGGTCCGTCGTGTCCATGCCGCCGACCCCCTGCTTCACGAGCAACGTGTTCGCCCAGTCATGCTGGTAGCACGTCGTGCTGCCCGGCGAGACGCGCGTGCCGGAGACGCCCGGCGTCGTGCACGGCGCCGTGGCGATGCGGTACGTGTTCGCCAGGGCCTTCACGTTGTTGTAGAGGCTCGCGTGCCCCGTGGAGACGGGCAGCGCGTAATAGTCCATGGACAGGAAGCGCATCAGCACCGCGTAGCCCGTCACCATGGCGTGGGCGTAGTTGCCGTTGGTGGACGCGAGCTGGTTCTCATAGAACCAGAAGTTGCGGCCCAGCTCGTAGAAGCCCGTGTTGTTGAGCGTCCCCACCAGGGCTTCCGCGCAGATGTCCGTCTGGTACAGGTTGTAGCGGAACTCGATGCCCGTCTGGCCGCGCTCACCGCAGGCCGGGTCCGTGGAGCTGCCGCAGCCCGTCGCGTACCCGGAGGGCAGCACGGCCATGCTGTTCAAGCCGAAGTAGTTGCGGAAGAGGGAGGGCTGAGCGCCCGTGACGTCCTTGTAGAAGGTGTAGCCCCGGTCGAACCCATCCACCAGCAGGGCCATCTGCGCGGTGATTTCCTTCGTCGGGTTCGCGCAGGTGGTGGTGTCCGGCGTGCGCAGGGCGATGTACTGCCCCTTCCAGACGAAGAGCGAGTGCGTCAGCCCCTGCTGCGACGTGTAGTTCGCGCGCAGCTGGCAGTACCAGGAATAGGCGTCGTTGAAGTTGCGATACGCGGCCTGGAAGCCATTCGTGTGCTGCGTCTGGCACGCCTGGTTGAGGTCCATTCCCAGGTACTGGCCATTCTTGTAGCAGGACCAGCCATAGGCATTGTTCGCCGTCAGCGTGGCGAAGGCTCCCGAGCCATAACGCTGCACGCAGTGCGCGGTGAGGTCCAACCCGGGCAGTTGGAGGGCCGCCTGTGCGCTCCCCGGCGCGACGGCTCCCCAAACCAACGCCACGGCTCCCACGACCCCAAGACATGAACGGGCAATCGCGGAGCGCTTCGCGCCCCACGGATGGTGCTGAGACATGTGGTGATTCCCCCTCTGCGAAATGACGCGGGCCGCCCCGACCTGGAGGTGTCGTCACGGGATGAGGGGGCGGCCCGCTCCCCTTGAAGCTCACAGGGTAAAGACGAGATACACGGAAAGACCGGGATGCACAACTGGGTCAAAATAGTTCCCTACTATTAAAAGTTGATGCTCGGTTCATGCGGTCAGGACCACCCCAGGAGGCGGGAGGGATTCGAGGTAAGAGGGCGGCCGATGACGGACGCACGGTGGGCGCGCGTGGGACTTGGGCTGGGACTCCTCGGGTTGGGGGTGCTGGCCGCGCGACTGGCATTGCACAAGGCCTTCAGCATCGACGAGTTCCAGTATGCCCATGCGGCGTGGCTGGTCTCGAAGGGGCAGGTGCCGTACCGGGACTTCTTCGAGGTGCACTTCCCGCTCGTGTACCAGGGGCTGGCGCCGGTGTTCTGGCTGTTGGGGGACTCGCCGAAGGTCGTGCTCGCGTTGCGCGCGGCCATGCTGGTGCCGCTCGCGGGGAGCTGCCTCGCGGTGGTGGTGCTGAACCGGCGCGAGAGCCGGGCCGTGCGCTGGCTGGGGCCGCTGTTGTTGCTCTCGCTGGTGCCCTTCACGCGCTTCGCCACGGAGATTCGTCCGGATGCGCTGTCCACGGCGCTGTTCCTGGGCGCGCTCGCGGCGCTGTCGGTGCGGCCGGGGACGCGGTGGCTCGGCTTCGTGGCGGGGCTGTCGTACGTGGCCGCGCTGTGGGCCTCGCAGAAGGTGCTGTTCTTCGGCGGGGTGGTGGGCGCGGTGCTCGCGGTGGACCTCGTCGCGCGGCGCGGGCGCGCACCAGCGCTGGTGACGCATCCGGGGATGTTCCTGTCGGGCGCGGGCGTGGGGCTCGGGGCGGTGGCGGCGTACCTCACGGTGACGGCGTCGTGGAGCGCGTGGTGGCAGTGGTGCTTCGTGTGGGCCGCCGAGCACCAGCGTCACTATCCCGGCTTCTCGCCGTGGGACTACCTGGGGCCGGTGCTGCGTGAGCAGCCGTGGCTCTTCGGCCTGGCGGGGTTGGGCGTCGCGGCCACGGTGAGGCGGTGGTGGAGCGAGGGCCCCGAGCGCTGGGCGGACGCGGACCTGCCGTTGCTGCTCGCGGTGGTGGCGACGTTCGGCTCCTATGCGCTCCAGCGCGCGCCCTTCCCGTACAGCCTGCTGCCCTGGCTGGGGGTGCTCGCGCCGTTCATGGCGCGTGGGGTGGGGTTCCTCGTCGAGCACGTGCGCGCGAGGGGCGCCCTGGTCGTGGCGTTGGGCGTGCTCGTCTGTCTCCAGATGTGGCGATTGGAGTCGCTGCTGGACGGGGACGGCAATGCCAGACAGCGGGAGGTGTTCGAGCGCATCGCCACACTCACGGGGCCGGAGGACGTGGTCTATGACAACTCCGGTGGCGCCGTGAGCCGGCCGCACGCGCACTTCTACTTCTACACGGATGCCTACCTGCGCGGCGCCATCCCGGACCTGCTGGCGCGCGAGGTCCCCGAGGCGCTGGTGGAGAAGGGCTGCGTGCTGCGCGTGGACGACCTGCGGACGTCCGGGTTGCCGCCCGGGCTGCGCGGGTTCCTCGACACGCACTACCAGCCGTATGACGGAGACCTGTTCCTGTGGGGACGGCGCTACGCCGTGACGTCCGGGGACCGGCTGGAGGACCGCTTCCTCGCGGTGCGACAGGGGCGCTACTTCGTCGAGCCCGCATCCGTGCTCGAGTCGGGCGCGCTGTTCATCGATGGCCAGCGGGTGACCCAGGCGCAGTTCGTGCTGACGCGCGGCGAGCACACGGTGCGCTACGAGGGGCCCGCGGAGCGCTTCCACCTGCTCTGGCTGCCGCGCGACGGCCAGCGGTGGACGCCGAGGCTGGACGCGAAGCCCACCTACTCACGCCTGTTCTGAGCCGCGACGGGACCGCGAGTCACCGCGGTCCCGCTTCCTTCCGGGCGGCTACTTCACGCAAGGCACCTGTCCACCGGCCTGCTTGTACGCGCGGACGCGGCCGGCCAGGTGGCCGTTGTCGCTCTCCGGCGACGTCTGGCGTTCCTCACCCGCGCCGAAGGAGAAGCCCACGGAGTGCGCGGCCGCGAGCTCCGCGGTGTGCGAGAAGAAGTAGTCCACGCGGTTGTCCTTCCAGCGCGTGTTGTTGTTCGGCAGGCTCATGTTGCCCACCGGCAGCTGCCACCAGAAGTTCGGCTTGCCCAGCCGCTCGGAGATGGTGGCGGCCCAGGTGAAGGCCTGACGGAAGTGGGGCAGCTTGCGGTTGTCCACGTCCCACCACGTCTCCTCGCCGATGCTGTCGTAGAAGCCCGCGTCGCGGTCCGAGGCCTCCACGACGATGAAGTCCGTCTCCGCCGCGCCCAGCTTCGACAGGAAGTCGGCCACCTTGCGTGCCTCGGCCGCGATGTCGAAGGAAGCGTTGGTGTTGAGGTACACGTCGACGCGCGTCGACCAGGGGCTCGCGTGCAGGCTCACCTTCGCGTTCGGCGCGTACTTGCGCGCCATCGCAATCATGCAGCGGCTCAGGCCCGACGCGGTGTTCGCCATGCCCGCGCAGTCCGTGTTGTTGGCGCTCGCCACCTGCGCGGGCACCGAGTCCGGATTGCCGTTGGAGAAGAACTGGAGATAGCCCCACAGGTCCGGCTCCAGGTGGAGCAGGGCGCGCGCGCTGCCCACCTGCTGCAGCGTGAAGCGATAGTCCGCGAAGTAGCGCCGCATCACCGCCGCGTCGTTGAGCGCCGTGAGCTGCTGCTCGCCCTCGCCCGAGGGGCCCACGCTGCCCAACAGCTGCTGGTAGTACGTGATGAACGGGAGCTGCTGCCGCCCCGCCGCGCGCGAGACGAAGCCGCGGATGTAGTCCCCCGGCGGCTGCGACAAGTCCTGCCAGCACCCCCACCACGCGCACGCGCCATTCGAGCAGGACGCGCCTCCCGCGTTGCAGCCCGACGTGCATGACGTGCACACGTTGTTCGAGTCCACCAGCCCGCTGGCGATGTACAGGTAGTGCACGTCGAACGGCGCGCTGGCCGCGGTGCTGTCCTCCATCTGCGCGCCCACCAGCAGCCGGTCCTCGCCCAGCGACTCCAGGAACGCCTCTCCCGGGCAGTCACCGCTGGCCGTGCCACCGCCATCCGGTGAGCCGCCCCCGCCGTCGGGATTGTTCGTCCCCGCATCCCCCGTGGGTGTTTTTCCGTCGTCATCCGAGCTGGAGCACCCACCCAGCACCGCGAGGGACAAGCTGACCACCACCAGCCGCTTCCGCCACATCGAGCAGGGCATGTGCATGCGCCACGGACGCTAGCCCGACGCGCCGCGTGAGCCTCAAGTCCCTTGGACTCCAGGACAGCACCCGCCCTCATGGCGCCCATTCAGCTCGACGCCAAAAGTCTGTCAGTCCTTCAATTCAAGAAATTCTTGAGGCGTGAGGCAGGGGCCGGGTAGACGAGAGGGTTCCCCCCTGCCGGGCCCGCTGGGAGGCGAGGGCTTCACTCGCGGGCACGGCGCATCTCCCCTCGAGGCCGTGATGAAGACGCGACTGTGGTGGCTCCTGGTGCCCGCGCTGTTGGCGGTTGGCTG
It encodes the following:
- a CDS encoding calcium-binding protein; the protein is MALVWGAVAPGSAQAALQLPGLDLTAHCVQRYGSGAFATLTANNAYGWSCYKNGQYLGMDLNQACQTQHTNGFQAAYRNFNDAYSWYCQLRANYTSQQGLTHSLFVWKGQYIALRTPDTTTCANPTKEITAQMALLVDGFDRGYTFYKDVTGAQPSLFRNYFGLNSMAVLPSGYATGCGSSTDPACGERGQTGIEFRYNLYQTDICAEALVGTLNNTGFYELGRNFWFYENQLASTNGNYAHAMVTGYAVLMRFLSMDYYALPVSTGHASLYNNVKALANTYRIATAPCTTPGVSGTRVSPGSTTCYQHDWANTLLVKQGVGGMDTTDLFASFVLRLKHVHGWPFIFQLWRKVGAITGTATSPYTSADNFVLAASRAANVNLADVFEIAWRWPVSMSVRNTLQSEFGNPVSSTPYL
- a CDS encoding vWA domain-containing protein; amino-acid sequence: MSFGFPWGLLALGALVPLVAAYFLRRRQKPVVVSALFLWRTPSPRAEAGPRWERFTREVSLLLEVLAVIAAALYLADVRLGESARSRHLVLVVDGSLSMSARGPDDVSVMERVRREASNRVDTAKATRVTLLATGLTPRVLAGPEAEPSRALAALRSFEAMGADHDPIPTLLWAQELAGPGKNVDFFTDAPPVEGLVVPAPVRWTALGTARDNVALVSAQRKDEGGASTVTLRVARFGASPDSVSVRMTAQPGAGAKQGTSRAETVSFKDGETATVRVTFQDAGEVSVSIAPDALPEDNRAMLPVSSARPLAVRLAQGLGPLERGALERFVSAIPDLSREATEGDVLLIGSQGTDARVTVGATGKPRTFVGPFFSEKGHPLLDDVQLAGVRWSAGENPPGRPLITAGEAVLVSEGDDGRVHLNIDLARSNVQRVSAWPVLLGNVVREARRSREGFARRQLSLGEPLQVVTLPGERYTLVGPEGERPVFGAGAVSLPPPASPGRYELKRDGEVVDAAAVLTMDARESDLRGRGSVDLPPRESGEDEEGAGASERMRWPLVLLLLALMGDFYVTRRVS
- a CDS encoding VWA domain-containing protein; translated protein: MTFTLPQAWMLLIPLGLFLWKYGRRPGPPMWLRGALLVLVVGALSGPSCRREDAGSDVVVVVDRSASMPRDVDRTAQELVSHLESQRRPGDRVGVITFGREARVEQPLSSMGAFGGFSRPLNTEASDLSAALDAANVLIPQERTGRVLVLSDGRATGTDARGAARRLAARGIAVDWRQLARPEPALDVAVVSLDVPTSVATREPFQFSAQVHASAAVTGTVRLERNGRVIVKGPFDFLPGPNVLPLRDLIEEPGLARYQLTVEVPGDGVVENDKGLAVLRVEGPGRVLLLTHQPKGTLAQALQATGLLVDVRAPFRLSLDDLDGVGSVVLENVDANLLGEPGLNALASYVEQAGGGLVMTGGRESFGEGGYRRSPIEPLLPVSLEMREEVRRASIAISILMDCSCSMGATVPDGRTKMEVAAEGVVAALSLLNPQDEASVHMVDTETHEIFPLRSVQAGLPFDKVAQGFSGGGGIYVGEALRSGRKQILQSDKATRHVLLFSDAADSEEPDDFRRTLEELQSKSVTVSVIGLGTPKDSDAKLLMDVAQRGGGRIYFAEDAMSLPRIFSQETLAVARATFIDEPVSMEAAPDLPLLGRLPSDGLPQVGGYNLTYLRPQANVALRTLDTHAAPVLAMWPRGAGRTVAFTAEVDGPFTGELRQWGSLRATLEAMVRWTLAGSSPLGEAVVRSERRGHLLRVTLDLPPDAPLPGTLPSMMLLAGDGKSEPVEVPMRWEDDDRLVAELPLEGSGTWHPVVRVGTRALRAPPVALPYAPEFEPGSPKEGLALLRALAAVGGGVERLSMTGLFAEAPESEGQLALAPWLISLAMLVLLAEVAVRRFLSAPRQRVATAAPVTSQGTVTPRGAAPGVTMPTPDSTRGALESPASTSSTPEPKTDTSGAKPAGEGGVDSALDAARARSRRRLDR